Proteins encoded by one window of Serratia nevei:
- the dauA gene encoding C4-dicarboxylic acid transporter DauA, which translates to MKTHEINKIRPFSALIDACWREPYSLARLLKDAIAGVTVGIIAIPLAMALAIASGVPPQYGLYTAAIAGIVIAVSGGSRYSVSGPTAAFVVILYPVSQQFGLAGLLVATLISGVFLLLMGLARFGRLIEYIPLPVTLGFTSGIAITIATMQIKDFFGLQLAHTPENYVGKLYALLQALPTLDFGDTLIGAVTLLILIFWPKLGLRVPGHLPALLAGTALMGLLALFDHPVATIGSRFSYLLADGSSGQGIPPILPQLLLPWDLPGGGGQPFTLSWQTVSALLPAAFSMAMLGAIESLLCAVVLDGMTGKKHNSNSELIGQGAGNIIAPFFGGITATAAIARSAANVRAGATSPVSAIIHALLVLLALLVLAPWLSYLPLAAMAALLLMVAWNMSEAHKVIYLLRRAPKDDILVLLLCMSLTVLFDMVIAITVGIVLASLLFMRRIARMTRLSELSAGDGRLVLRVNGPLFFAAAERIFTELLARSEGYRTIVLQWDAVPVLDAGGLSALRRFIDVLPADKKLVITDVPFQPLKTLARARVQPIEGRLQFYPTLPEALAATGA; encoded by the coding sequence ATGAAAACGCATGAAATAAACAAAATTCGCCCCTTCAGCGCGCTGATAGACGCCTGCTGGCGGGAACCTTATAGCCTGGCGCGGTTGCTGAAAGACGCTATCGCCGGGGTGACGGTCGGTATTATCGCCATCCCGCTGGCGATGGCGCTGGCGATCGCCAGCGGCGTGCCGCCGCAGTACGGCCTGTATACCGCCGCCATCGCCGGGATCGTCATCGCCGTCAGCGGCGGTTCGCGCTACAGCGTCTCCGGCCCCACCGCCGCCTTCGTGGTGATCCTGTATCCGGTTTCGCAGCAGTTCGGATTGGCCGGCCTGCTGGTCGCCACGCTGATCTCCGGGGTGTTTCTGCTGCTGATGGGGCTGGCGCGCTTTGGCCGGCTGATCGAGTACATTCCGCTGCCGGTGACGCTCGGCTTTACCTCCGGTATCGCCATCACCATCGCCACCATGCAGATCAAGGACTTCTTCGGCCTGCAGCTGGCGCACACGCCGGAAAATTACGTCGGCAAGCTGTACGCCCTGCTGCAGGCGCTGCCAACGCTGGATTTCGGCGATACCCTGATCGGCGCGGTGACGCTCCTGATCCTGATCTTCTGGCCCAAGCTCGGCCTGCGGGTGCCGGGCCACCTGCCGGCGCTGCTGGCGGGCACCGCGCTGATGGGGCTGCTGGCGCTGTTTGACCACCCGGTGGCAACCATCGGCTCGCGCTTCAGCTACCTGCTGGCCGACGGCAGCAGCGGCCAGGGCATCCCGCCGATCCTGCCGCAGCTGCTGCTGCCCTGGGATCTGCCGGGCGGCGGCGGGCAGCCGTTCACCCTGAGCTGGCAAACCGTTTCCGCCCTGCTGCCGGCGGCGTTTTCGATGGCGATGCTCGGCGCGATCGAATCGCTGCTGTGCGCCGTGGTGCTCGACGGCATGACCGGCAAGAAGCACAACTCGAACAGCGAGCTGATCGGCCAGGGTGCGGGTAACATCATCGCGCCGTTCTTCGGCGGCATTACCGCCACCGCCGCGATTGCCCGTTCGGCGGCCAACGTGCGCGCCGGCGCCACTTCGCCGGTGTCCGCCATCATCCACGCGCTGCTGGTGCTGTTGGCGCTGCTGGTATTGGCACCGTGGCTCTCTTACCTGCCGCTGGCGGCGATGGCGGCGCTGCTGCTGATGGTCGCCTGGAACATGAGCGAGGCGCACAAGGTGATTTATCTGCTGCGCCGGGCGCCGAAGGACGACATTCTGGTGCTGCTGCTGTGCATGTCGCTGACGGTGCTGTTCGATATGGTGATCGCCATTACCGTGGGCATCGTGCTGGCGTCGCTGCTGTTTATGCGCCGCATCGCCCGCATGACGCGGCTGAGTGAGCTGAGCGCCGGCGACGGCCGCCTGGTGCTGCGGGTGAACGGCCCGCTGTTCTTCGCCGCCGCCGAGCGCATCTTTACCGAACTGCTGGCGCGCAGCGAAGGCTACCGCACGATCGTGCTGCAATGGGATGCGGTTCCGGTGCTCGATGCCGGCGGCCTGAGCGCCCTGCGGCGCTTTATCGACGTGCTGCCGGCAGACAAAAAGCTGGTGATCACCGACGTGCCGTTCCAGCCGCTGAAAACCCTGGCGCGTGCGCGGGTGCAGCCGATCGAGGGCCGCCTGCAGTTCTACCCGACGCTGCCGGAAGCGCTGGCGGCCACCGGCGCCTAA
- a CDS encoding heme-degrading domain-containing protein — MNIDDELQALSEQEATLAFTHFDAATAWELGAALKTAAERRGLSIAIEIQLAGQTLFYYAMPSATPDIADWVRRKRNLVNHFHKSSYAIGLRLQQRQTSLEERYGLSVRDYSVHGGAFPLTLAGLGCVGSISISGAPQKEDHQLLVSTLAHFLGLSLPALH, encoded by the coding sequence ATGAATATCGACGATGAACTGCAGGCGCTCAGCGAACAGGAAGCGACGCTGGCCTTTACCCATTTTGACGCCGCCACCGCCTGGGAGCTGGGCGCGGCGCTGAAAACCGCCGCCGAGCGGCGCGGCCTGAGCATCGCTATCGAGATCCAACTGGCCGGGCAGACGCTGTTTTATTACGCCATGCCGAGCGCCACACCAGACATCGCCGACTGGGTACGGCGCAAGCGCAATCTGGTGAATCATTTTCACAAAAGCTCTTACGCCATCGGCCTGCGCCTGCAGCAGCGGCAAACGTCGCTGGAAGAGCGCTACGGGCTGAGCGTGCGCGACTATTCGGTGCACGGCGGCGCCTTCCCGCTCACCCTGGCCGGCCTCGGCTGCGTCGGCAGCATCAGCATTTCCGGCGCGCCGCAGAAGGAAGATCACCAGCTGCTGGTAAGCACTTTAGCCCACTTTCTCGGCTTATCCCTGCCCGCGCTCCACTAG
- a CDS encoding GGDEF domain-containing protein — MTYIASIPAIYSDACITYATLSVSYFVLSKNAPFSYRSALWKRVVFGLLAGVAVLYLSQDRLELTDKVHYSFSMIPMILVTFFGGGISGLVSFLFAMALTGGFTVDNLFIASILVPLLLSRVWLKKSHWVFYLTIGAIALYRIAVVWLLVDMSGLWLDVLLYQAVSALCLAICYHALNFKERHIYAYFAMRARATTDSLTHINNRASVDYHLMLQRAERRPCGLMILDLDDFKKINDTYGHPAGDVLLASVGRLLQNSVRNEDFVGRYGGEEFMVITASYDPLVIGGVAERIRSAVESSTFLLNAHDEAHITLSIGVSLYLPGMTLDKAIAMTDEALYEAKRSGKNRVVASRVMQLAPLGAGFPRE, encoded by the coding sequence ATGACCTACATTGCGTCCATTCCCGCCATTTACAGCGACGCCTGCATCACCTACGCCACGCTGTCGGTAAGCTATTTCGTTCTCAGTAAAAATGCGCCGTTCTCCTATCGCTCTGCGCTGTGGAAGCGCGTCGTATTCGGCCTGTTGGCCGGGGTGGCGGTGCTGTATTTAAGCCAGGACCGGCTGGAGCTGACCGATAAGGTGCACTACAGCTTTTCGATGATTCCGATGATCCTGGTGACTTTTTTCGGCGGCGGTATCAGTGGGCTGGTGAGCTTTTTGTTCGCCATGGCGCTGACCGGCGGTTTCACCGTCGATAACCTGTTTATCGCCTCAATCCTGGTGCCGTTGCTGCTGTCGCGCGTGTGGCTGAAGAAATCCCACTGGGTGTTTTACCTGACGATCGGCGCCATCGCACTGTATCGCATCGCGGTGGTGTGGCTGCTGGTGGACATGAGCGGGCTATGGCTGGACGTGTTGCTGTACCAGGCGGTTTCCGCGCTCTGCCTGGCGATTTGCTACCATGCGCTGAATTTCAAAGAGCGCCACATCTACGCCTATTTCGCGATGCGCGCCCGCGCCACGACCGACAGCCTGACCCATATCAACAACCGCGCCAGCGTCGATTACCACCTGATGCTGCAGCGCGCCGAACGCCGCCCGTGCGGGCTGATGATCCTCGATCTGGATGATTTCAAAAAGATCAATGACACCTACGGCCACCCGGCCGGCGACGTGCTGCTGGCCAGCGTCGGCCGGCTGCTGCAAAACAGCGTGCGCAACGAGGACTTCGTCGGGCGTTACGGCGGCGAGGAGTTTATGGTGATCACCGCCAGCTACGATCCGCTGGTCATCGGTGGGGTGGCGGAGCGCATTCGCAGCGCGGTGGAGAGCTCGACGTTCTTGCTGAATGCCCACGATGAAGCGCACATCACGCTGTCGATCGGCGTGTCGCTGTATCTGCCCGGCATGACGCTGGACAAGGCGATCGCCATGACTGACGAAGCGTTATATGAGGCGAAGCGCAGCGGTAAAAATCGGGTGGTGGCCAGCCGCGTGATGCAGCTGGCGCCGCTGGGCGCCGGTTTCCCGCGCGAATAA
- the mfd gene encoding transcription-repair coupling factor has translation MSTSDSRNRSSSPRYSLPDRAGDLRQLGQLTGAACAVECAEIVERHPGPVMLIAPDMQNALRLRDEIQQFTDQMVTTLSDWETLPYDSFSPHQEIISDRLSSLYHLPTMARGVIILPVNTLMQRVCPHEFLHGHALVMKKGQRLSRDKLRAQLEQAGYRSVDQVMEHGEFATRGALLDLYPMGSDEPYRIDFFDDEIDSLRIFDVDSQRTLSEVEAINLLPAHEFPTDKNAIELFRSQWREQFEVRRDAEHIYQQVSKSAWPAGIEYWQPLFFSQPLPSLFSYLPANTLIVNTGDLEGAAERFWQDVSQRYESRRVDPMRPLLAPDTLWLRVDALFGELKAWPRIALKTDELPAKAGNTNLDYHALPDLAVQAQHKSPLDNLRRFIEGFDGSVIFSVESEGRRETLQDLLGRIKLAPALIQRLDQAETAGRYMMVGAAEHGFLDGLRQRALICESDLLGERVSRRRQDNRRTINTDTLIRNLAELHPGQPVVHLEHGVGRYVGLTTLEAGGIKAEYLILSYAGEDKLYVPVSSLHLISRYAGGADENAPLHKLGGDAWTRARQKAAERVRDVAAELLDIYAQRAAKAGFAFKHNREQYQLFCQSFPFETTPDQEQAINAVLSDMCQPLAMDRLVCGDVGFGKTEVAMRAAFLAVENGKQVAVLVPTTLLAQQHFDNFRDRFATWPIRIEMMSRFRSAKEQQQVLDDAAEGKVDIIIGTHKLLQSDLRWKDLGLLIVDEEHRFGVRHKERIKAMRADVDILTLTATPIPRTLNMAMSGMRDLSIIATPPARRLAVKTFVREYDSLVVREAILREVLRGGQVYYLYNDVENIEKAAQRLAELVPEARIAIGHGQMRERDLERVMNDFHHQRFNVLVCTTIIETGIDIPSANTIIIERADRFGLAQLHQLRGRVGRSHHQAYAYLLTPNPKAMGTDAHKRLEAIASLEDLGAGFALATHDLEIRGAGELLGEDQSGQMTTVGFSLYMELLESAVDALKNGREPSLEDLTSSQTEVELRMPALLPEDFIPDVNTRLSLYKRIASAKSDGELDELKVELIDRFGQLPDAARNLLQCAALRLHAQKLGIKRIESNERGGFIEFGDNNRVDPGYLIGLLQGNPQVYRLDGPSKLKFTLDLADRQKRLTFTEDLLDAFREHTLAA, from the coding sequence ATGAGCACTTCCGATAGCCGTAACCGTTCCTCATCCCCCCGTTATTCTCTGCCCGATCGCGCGGGCGATCTGCGCCAGCTGGGGCAACTGACCGGCGCGGCCTGCGCCGTGGAGTGCGCCGAGATCGTCGAACGCCACCCTGGCCCGGTGATGCTGATCGCGCCGGACATGCAGAACGCCCTGCGGCTGCGCGACGAGATCCAGCAGTTCACCGACCAGATGGTGACCACGCTGTCCGACTGGGAAACCCTGCCGTACGACAGCTTCTCGCCGCATCAGGAAATCATCTCGGATCGTTTGTCGAGCCTGTATCACCTGCCGACCATGGCGCGCGGCGTGATTATTCTGCCGGTCAACACCCTGATGCAGCGCGTCTGCCCGCACGAGTTCCTGCACGGCCACGCGCTGGTGATGAAGAAAGGCCAGCGCCTGTCGCGCGACAAGCTGCGCGCGCAGCTGGAACAGGCCGGTTACCGCAGCGTCGATCAGGTGATGGAGCACGGCGAATTCGCCACCCGCGGCGCGTTGCTCGATCTTTACCCGATGGGCAGCGATGAGCCTTACCGCATCGACTTCTTCGATGACGAAATCGACAGCCTGCGCATCTTCGACGTCGATAGCCAGCGCACGCTGAGCGAAGTCGAGGCCATCAATCTGTTGCCGGCCCACGAGTTCCCCACCGACAAAAACGCCATCGAGCTGTTCCGCAGCCAGTGGCGCGAGCAGTTTGAGGTGCGCCGCGACGCCGAGCACATCTATCAGCAGGTCAGCAAAAGCGCCTGGCCAGCCGGCATCGAATACTGGCAGCCGCTGTTCTTCAGCCAGCCGCTGCCGTCGCTGTTCAGCTACCTGCCGGCCAATACGCTGATCGTCAACACCGGCGATCTGGAGGGCGCCGCCGAGCGCTTCTGGCAGGACGTCAGCCAGCGTTACGAAAGCCGCCGCGTCGATCCGATGCGCCCGCTGCTGGCGCCGGATACGCTGTGGCTGCGCGTCGACGCGCTGTTCGGCGAGCTGAAGGCCTGGCCGCGCATCGCGCTGAAAACCGATGAGCTGCCGGCCAAGGCCGGCAATACCAATCTGGACTACCATGCCCTGCCCGATCTGGCGGTGCAAGCGCAGCATAAATCCCCGCTGGATAACCTGCGGCGCTTTATCGAAGGCTTCGACGGCAGCGTGATTTTCTCCGTCGAGAGCGAGGGGCGGCGTGAAACGCTGCAGGATCTGCTCGGCCGCATCAAGCTGGCGCCGGCGCTGATTCAGCGCCTCGATCAGGCGGAAACGGCGGGCCGTTACATGATGGTCGGCGCCGCCGAACACGGCTTCCTCGACGGCCTGCGCCAGCGGGCGCTGATCTGCGAAAGCGATCTGCTCGGCGAGCGCGTCAGCCGCCGCCGGCAGGACAACCGGCGCACCATCAATACCGATACCCTGATCCGCAACCTGGCGGAGCTGCATCCCGGCCAGCCGGTGGTGCATCTGGAGCACGGCGTCGGCCGCTACGTCGGCCTGACCACGCTGGAGGCCGGCGGCATCAAGGCCGAGTACCTGATCCTCTCCTACGCCGGTGAGGACAAGCTGTACGTGCCGGTTTCTTCGCTGCATCTGATCAGCCGCTACGCCGGCGGCGCGGACGAAAACGCCCCGCTGCACAAGCTGGGCGGCGACGCCTGGACGCGCGCGCGGCAGAAAGCGGCCGAGCGCGTGCGCGACGTGGCGGCGGAGCTGCTGGATATCTACGCCCAGCGCGCCGCCAAGGCCGGTTTCGCCTTCAAACACAATCGCGAACAGTATCAGCTGTTCTGCCAGAGCTTTCCGTTCGAAACCACGCCGGATCAGGAACAGGCGATCAACGCGGTGCTGAGCGACATGTGCCAGCCGCTGGCGATGGACCGCCTGGTGTGCGGCGACGTCGGCTTCGGCAAAACCGAAGTGGCGATGCGCGCCGCCTTCCTGGCGGTGGAAAACGGTAAGCAGGTGGCGGTGCTGGTGCCGACCACCCTGCTGGCGCAGCAGCACTTCGACAACTTCCGCGATCGCTTCGCCACCTGGCCGATCCGCATCGAAATGATGTCGCGCTTCCGCAGCGCCAAAGAGCAGCAGCAGGTGCTGGACGACGCGGCCGAAGGCAAAGTGGACATCATCATCGGCACCCACAAGCTGTTGCAGAGCGATCTGCGCTGGAAAGACCTGGGGCTGCTGATCGTCGATGAAGAACACCGCTTCGGCGTGCGCCATAAAGAACGCATCAAGGCGATGCGCGCCGACGTCGATATCCTGACGCTGACCGCCACGCCAATCCCGCGTACCCTGAACATGGCGATGAGCGGCATGCGCGATCTGTCGATCATCGCCACCCCGCCGGCTCGCCGGCTGGCGGTGAAGACCTTCGTGCGCGAATACGACAGCCTGGTGGTGCGCGAGGCGATCCTGCGTGAAGTGCTACGCGGCGGCCAGGTTTACTACCTCTACAACGACGTGGAAAACATCGAGAAAGCGGCGCAGCGCCTGGCGGAACTGGTGCCGGAAGCGCGCATCGCCATCGGCCACGGCCAGATGCGCGAACGCGATCTGGAACGGGTGATGAACGATTTCCACCACCAACGCTTCAACGTGCTGGTGTGCACCACCATCATCGAGACCGGCATCGATATCCCCAGCGCCAACACCATCATCATCGAGCGGGCCGATCGCTTCGGCCTGGCGCAGCTGCACCAGCTGCGCGGCCGCGTCGGGCGGTCGCACCACCAGGCTTACGCCTATCTGCTGACGCCGAACCCGAAAGCCATGGGCACCGATGCCCATAAACGGCTCGAAGCCATCGCATCGCTGGAAGATCTCGGCGCCGGTTTCGCGCTGGCGACCCACGATCTGGAGATCCGCGGCGCCGGCGAACTGCTGGGCGAAGACCAGAGCGGCCAGATGACCACCGTCGGTTTCTCACTCTACATGGAGCTGTTGGAAAGCGCCGTCGATGCGTTGAAAAACGGCCGCGAACCGTCGCTGGAAGATCTCACCAGCAGCCAGACCGAGGTGGAACTGCGCATGCCGGCGCTGCTGCCGGAAGATTTCATTCCCGACGTCAATACCCGTCTGTCGCTGTACAAGCGTATCGCCAGCGCGAAGAGCGACGGCGAGCTGGACGAGCTGAAAGTCGAGCTGATCGACCGCTTCGGCCAGTTGCCGGACGCGGCGCGCAACCTGTTGCAGTGCGCGGCGCTGCGCCTGCATGCACAGAAGCTGGGCATCAAACGCATCGAGAGCAACGAGCGCGGCGGCTTTATCGAGTTCGGCGACAACAACCGCGTCGATCCCGGTTATCTGATCGGCCTGTTGCAGGGCAATCCGCAGGTTTACCGCCTGGACGGCCCGAGCAAGCTGAAGTTCACGCTCGATTTGGCCGACCGCCAGAAACGCCTGACGTTCACCGAAGATCTGCTGGACGCCTTCCGCGAACACACGCTGGCGGCCTGA
- a CDS encoding threo-3-hydroxy-L-aspartate ammonia-lyase, which translates to MSSVPRCITASDIATAADVIAGHALRTPVMTSRQANQIAGAQLFFKCENFQRIGAFKFRGAYNAIAQLSAEQRRAGVIAFSSGNHAQAMALAAHELGVSATIVMPHDAPAAKLAATRGYGANVVIYQRHSEDREEITRRLAAERGLTLVPPYDYPQVIAGQGTAAKELFEETGPLDLLLVCTGGGGLLAGSAVAAHHWSPGCRVFGVEPEAGNDVQQAFQRGEPVHIPVPKTIADGAQTQQVGQLTFPIIQAYVEGILTVSDAQLCRQMRFFMERMKMVVEPTGCLAAAAAMNGLLDLRGKKVGVIVSGGNLDVDKIAHYLALAGEN; encoded by the coding sequence ATGAGTTCAGTCCCACGCTGCATCACCGCCTCCGATATTGCCACCGCCGCCGACGTTATCGCCGGGCATGCCCTGCGCACGCCGGTCATGACTTCGCGCCAGGCCAACCAGATCGCCGGCGCGCAGCTGTTCTTCAAGTGCGAGAATTTTCAGCGCATCGGCGCCTTCAAATTTCGCGGCGCCTATAACGCCATCGCGCAACTCAGCGCAGAGCAGCGTCGGGCCGGGGTAATCGCCTTTTCATCCGGCAACCACGCACAGGCGATGGCGCTGGCGGCGCACGAATTGGGCGTTAGCGCCACCATCGTAATGCCCCATGACGCCCCTGCGGCCAAGCTGGCGGCGACGCGCGGCTACGGCGCCAACGTGGTCATCTATCAGCGCCACAGCGAAGATCGTGAAGAAATCACCCGACGCCTGGCCGCAGAGCGGGGCCTGACGCTGGTGCCACCGTACGATTATCCGCAGGTGATCGCCGGCCAGGGCACCGCCGCCAAGGAGCTGTTTGAAGAGACCGGGCCATTGGATCTGCTGTTGGTGTGCACCGGCGGCGGCGGCCTGCTGGCCGGCAGCGCGGTAGCGGCGCATCACTGGTCGCCGGGCTGCCGCGTGTTCGGCGTCGAGCCTGAAGCCGGCAACGACGTTCAGCAAGCCTTTCAGCGCGGTGAACCGGTGCACATCCCGGTGCCGAAAACCATTGCCGACGGCGCGCAGACCCAACAGGTCGGGCAGCTGACCTTCCCGATCATTCAGGCCTATGTCGAAGGCATTCTGACGGTCAGCGACGCCCAGCTGTGTCGGCAAATGCGCTTCTTTATGGAGCGGATGAAAATGGTGGTTGAGCCGACCGGCTGCCTGGCGGCCGCGGCGGCGATGAACGGCCTGCTCGATCTGCGCGGTAAAAAGGTCGGCGTTATCGTCAGCGGCGGCAACCTCGACGTCGACAAGATTGCGCACTATCTCGCCCTGGCCGGCGAAAATTAA
- a CDS encoding transcriptional regulator, whose amino-acid sequence MSDLRQENALLLREAEKIVQALGVMFAPGCEVVLHDLTQPDRAIVAIANNLSNRRIGDAATEMGLERIASPEFPDVVQNYASVFPDGRPAKSTSIGLRNSQGRFVAAICLNLDVSIFNSVTAILQQLTAVVQSAAPQAAEIARSLSDIAAAINAFAASHATQPRALSSEQRFQVVQQLKQQGYLQLRGAATMVAEALGISRVSVYNLLKRDAG is encoded by the coding sequence ATGAGCGATCTCAGGCAGGAAAATGCGCTGTTGCTGCGCGAAGCGGAAAAAATTGTTCAGGCGTTGGGCGTGATGTTCGCGCCCGGTTGCGAAGTGGTGCTGCACGATCTGACCCAGCCCGATCGCGCCATTGTCGCCATCGCCAACAATCTATCCAACCGCCGCATCGGCGACGCCGCGACGGAAATGGGGCTGGAGCGCATCGCGTCGCCGGAGTTTCCAGACGTGGTGCAGAACTACGCCAGCGTGTTTCCGGACGGGCGCCCGGCCAAGAGCACCTCGATCGGCCTGCGCAATAGCCAGGGCCGCTTTGTGGCGGCGATTTGCCTCAATCTGGATGTGTCTATCTTCAACAGCGTCACCGCTATCCTGCAGCAGCTGACGGCGGTGGTGCAAAGCGCCGCGCCGCAGGCGGCGGAGATTGCACGCTCGCTGTCGGACATCGCCGCGGCGATCAACGCGTTCGCCGCGTCGCATGCCACCCAGCCGCGCGCTTTGTCTTCCGAACAGCGGTTTCAGGTGGTGCAACAGCTGAAGCAGCAAGGGTATTTGCAACTGCGCGGCGCGGCCACCATGGTGGCCGAAGCGCTCGGCATCTCGCGGGTGTCGGTCTATAACCTGCTCAAGCGAGACGCCGGATGA
- the lolC gene encoding lipoprotein-releasing ABC transporter permease subunit LolC translates to MYQPVALFIGLRYMRGRASDRFGRFVSWLSTIGITLGVMALVTVLSVMNGFEKDLENNILGLMPQALVTSPQGSVNPQQLPASEVQKLQGVTRVAPLTTGDVVLQSARSVAVGVMLGVNPDEADPLTPYLVNVKQQQLQPGQYNIIIGEQLAGQLGVKRGDSLRVMVPSASQFTPMGRIPSQRLFTLIGTFHANSEVDGYQLLVNQQDASRLMRYPAGNITGWRLFLQQPLAVDTLSQQALPAGTVWKDWRDRKGELFQAVRMEKNMMGLLLSLIVAVAAFNIITSLGLLVMEKQGEVAILQTQGLTRRQIMSVFMVQGASAGIIGSLLGTLLGVLLATNLNNLMPILGALIDGASLPVAVDPLQVTVIAVVAMAVSLLSTLYPSWRAAAVQPAEALRYE, encoded by the coding sequence ATGTATCAACCTGTCGCGTTATTCATTGGCCTGCGCTACATGCGCGGGCGAGCCTCAGACCGCTTCGGGCGGTTTGTTTCCTGGCTTTCCACCATCGGCATTACGCTGGGGGTGATGGCGTTGGTCACCGTGCTGTCGGTGATGAACGGTTTCGAAAAGGATCTGGAGAACAACATCCTCGGCCTGATGCCGCAGGCATTGGTTACCAGTCCGCAAGGATCGGTCAACCCGCAGCAGCTGCCGGCCTCCGAGGTGCAGAAGCTGCAGGGCGTCACGCGCGTCGCACCGCTGACCACCGGTGACGTGGTGCTGCAAAGCGCCCGCAGCGTGGCGGTCGGGGTGATGCTCGGCGTCAATCCCGACGAAGCCGATCCGCTGACCCCGTATCTGGTCAACGTCAAGCAGCAACAGCTGCAGCCGGGCCAATACAACATCATCATCGGCGAACAGCTGGCGGGGCAACTCGGCGTCAAGCGCGGCGATTCGCTGCGCGTGATGGTGCCGAGCGCCAGCCAGTTCACACCGATGGGCCGCATTCCCAGCCAGCGCCTGTTCACCCTTATCGGCACGTTCCACGCCAACAGCGAGGTGGACGGCTATCAACTGCTGGTCAACCAACAGGACGCTTCGCGCCTGATGCGCTACCCGGCCGGCAACATCACCGGCTGGCGCCTGTTCCTGCAGCAGCCGCTGGCGGTCGATACCCTCAGCCAACAGGCGCTGCCGGCGGGCACGGTCTGGAAAGACTGGCGCGATCGCAAGGGCGAGCTGTTCCAGGCGGTGCGCATGGAGAAAAACATGATGGGGCTGCTGCTCAGCCTGATCGTGGCGGTGGCGGCGTTTAACATCATTACGTCGCTCGGCCTGCTGGTGATGGAAAAGCAGGGCGAGGTCGCCATTCTGCAGACCCAGGGGCTGACTCGCCGCCAGATCATGTCGGTGTTTATGGTGCAGGGCGCCAGCGCCGGCATCATCGGTTCGCTGCTCGGCACGCTGCTCGGCGTGCTGCTGGCCACCAACCTGAATAACCTGATGCCGATCCTCGGCGCCTTGATCGACGGCGCTTCGCTGCCGGTGGCGGTCGATCCGCTGCAGGTAACGGTCATCGCCGTGGTGGCGATGGCGGTTTCCTTGTTGTCAACGCTTTATCCTTCATGGCGCGCTGCCGCCGTACAACCCGCTGAGGCTTTACGTTATGAGTAA
- the lolD gene encoding lipoprotein-releasing ABC transporter ATP-binding protein LolD encodes MSNHLLLQCDNLCKTYQEGNLHTDVLRNVSFAMQQGEMMAIVGSSGSGKSTLLHLLGGLDSPTSGEVIFKGESLNAMSSAAKAELRNRQLGFIYQFHHLLPDFTALENAAMPLLIGGAKPAQAQEKAREMLAAVGLEKRSKHRPSELSGGERQRVAIARALVNNPALVLADEPTGNLDKRTADSIFDLLGELNVRQGTAFLVVTHDLLLAKRLSRQLEMADGHLQAQLTLMGAE; translated from the coding sequence ATGAGTAACCATCTTTTGCTGCAGTGTGACAACCTGTGCAAGACCTATCAGGAAGGCAATCTGCACACCGACGTGCTGCGCAATGTCAGCTTTGCCATGCAGCAGGGCGAGATGATGGCGATCGTCGGCAGCTCGGGTTCCGGCAAGAGTACCCTGTTGCACCTGCTGGGCGGGTTGGACTCACCGACCTCCGGCGAGGTGATCTTCAAGGGCGAATCGCTGAACGCCATGTCTTCGGCGGCCAAGGCCGAGCTGCGCAACCGCCAGCTGGGCTTCATCTATCAGTTTCACCATCTGCTGCCGGACTTCACCGCGCTGGAAAACGCCGCCATGCCGCTGCTGATCGGCGGCGCCAAGCCGGCGCAGGCGCAGGAGAAGGCGCGGGAGATGCTGGCGGCGGTCGGGCTGGAAAAACGCAGCAAGCACCGCCCGTCCGAGCTCTCCGGCGGCGAGCGTCAGCGCGTGGCGATCGCGCGCGCGCTGGTCAACAACCCGGCGCTGGTGCTGGCGGACGAACCGACCGGTAACCTGGACAAACGCACCGCAGACAGCATCTTCGATCTGCTGGGCGAGCTGAACGTGCGTCAGGGCACCGCTTTTCTGGTGGTGACGCACGATCTGCTGCTGGCCAAGCGCCTGAGCCGCCAGCTGGAAATGGCCGACGGCCACCTGCAGGCGCAGCTGACCCTGATGGGGGCCGAGTAA